TGGTGGACCCGCTTCGTTCCCAGGACTATTGAGCGCAGTACCTATGTGTTGTTGTCGAGTCTGGCGCTGATTCTGCTTTACTGGCAATGGCAGCCAATGGCTGGAACCGTTTGGGACATCCAGAATGCGGCCGGGCGTGCGGTGATGTGGGTGCTTTTCGGGGCGGGGTGGTTGATGGTCCTGATCAGCACTTTCCTGATCAGTCATTTTGATCTGTTCGGGTTGCGACAGGTCTACCTTAACTGGCGGGGCCAGGAGTACACCGACATCAGTTTCAGGACGCCGTTTCTTTATAGACTGGTGCGGCACCCGATCATGCTGGGATTCATTATCGGCTTCTGGGCGATACCCCGAATGTCCACCGCCCATCTGCTGTTCGCGGGCGTAACGACTGCCTA
This Immundisolibacter sp. DNA region includes the following protein-coding sequences:
- the mddA gene encoding methanethiol S-methyltransferase, which codes for MGRMLALLYGAVCYLIFLIAFLYAIGFVGNLLVPKSIDSGAAGPFAQALLVNVALMSIFAVQHSVMARPAFKKWWTRFVPRTIERSTYVLLSSLALILLYWQWQPMAGTVWDIQNAAGRAVMWVLFGAGWLMVLISTFLISHFDLFGLRQVYLNWRGQEYTDISFRTPFLYRLVRHPIMLGFIIGFWAIPRMSTAHLLFAGVTTAYILIALQLEERDLVSYYGAAYEKYKKQVSMILPFPRKNVDN